The genomic stretch GCCTTGCTTGGcttcaaagttcaagttcaagttcaagttcaattgATCCTGGGGATGCATGTATCATTTATCCAATGATTCGAAATTTCGGTTTCGAGTGTCGAATTTCGATTCTCTGGATTCTCTGAGAGTGTCAACGGGATCTTTTAGTTTTAGTCaatttgttttgtttgttgtttCAGGTAAGTACCAACCAAGCTCGGGCTCGGGAGAAGGAGTGGTTATGCAACCTATAACCTATCCTATTGCAATCAGTAGGTGATTTACATAGAATGAAACAGGAagtttttgttcttgttttcgttttcgttttcgttctTGTTTTCGTTTTTGGTATTGTTTTCGTTTGCGATTACGATTTCAACATTCAAATCGCAACTTGGGGACTCGGTACTCGGGGCGGAGCGCACGCCAAAATGCAATTTTTTGCATGTTTCATGTGAATGGGGCCAGCGAGCGAGCGAACGAGCGCTTGCTAATTAGGCTTGCGGCCATCGATGATCGCTTGCGATTTAGCCACGCGAGATCCACATGTACTGTACATGCGCCGGCGCGTCGCGCCTCGCGTATCGCCTAAGACGAGATTCATCAGGATTTATCATTTCGATTCAGATGCGCGCCGCCGTGCGCGCGCGCGGCCAAGTATGGCCTCCTTTTATGATCTTAAAATTTAAATAAATAAGCCGCTGGTGCTCAACTGGGAAACTTCGAACTAGCGTATCGCGACATCGGCGCGGCGGCGCGATGGGGAGTTGGatgcttcaagcttcaagcgcTGAGCGCTGATCCTCTGAGCGCTAGTACGTTCACGTtgcacatgtacatgtacatgcaTTAAGAAGGTATGCACTGCACAGAAGTATGGATCCTAtcgaaaaaatcaaagtagattcattcattcattcattcattcattggCATTCACGTATAAAACAGACAGGCGAGTACATGCGTAAACCGAGTGAATGAGCCAATGAGTAAAGGAGATTGAGTAAAGGAGATTGAGTAAGTGAGCTGAATAGATGGAGAAATAGATGGGGGAATAGATGGATGAATAGATGGTAGATGAACAGAACTGAACAGAACATTGTGATCCATGCATAGAGAGAAAGTGAGAAAGTGAGAAAGTGTgtgagagagagaggtggTATCATCTGatgtcaaaaagaaaagagaagaaaagaaatccGAAatccaaaagaaaaaaggaaaggaaaggacgTATTCGATACAACGCAACACAACACagaaaacacaaaacaaaatcgACTattacaaaaaaaagcagaaaacaaagtaagaaaaagaataagaaaagaaaagaaaaactcCGGGTGGGTTCGTACACTAAAACACTAAAACACCACAATATCACGTATCCGACAGAACACAAAACGCAAAGGGCatacacccacacccgcaccgcATCGCGCATCGAATCACTCATCACTCATCACTCATCATACACATCCGCCAACGTAGGCCTCCGCGAATACGTATACGTATACTCGATCAGCTGAGGTTGCGCTTGTGCCTGCCCCTGCTGCccctgctgctgttgctggtgggTCTGGCTttcctgagcctgagcctgctCTTGTTGCTGTTCCTGCTGATGTTCATGCGACTGAGAATGCGACGCAAGCCCCTGCGTGTAAAGCGCGTATAGCTCCTGGCCTTGCGATCTcatccccgtccccgtccccgccCCCGTGCCTGTTGTcagctgttgctgctggtgctgatgAGGCGGTGGAGGATGATCGTACGCGTACGCATATGGATACGCGTACGCGTACTGCGCGCCGTCGCCGTCTTCTTCACGTTCGTGTTGGTGTCCGGCTTCGCCGCCGTCCACTTCCACCTGCACCTGCCCGTGCCCGTGTGCTTCGCCATGtccagtcccagtcccacTTccactctgactctgacctccactcccactcccactcccacttccacctccactctgactctgactcccactcgcacccgcacccacaccaccaccactcccaccatcaccactcccacctccacccaccccctccccactcccaccagcaccaccccTACCAAAAACAATACTGCTATACGCAGGCGGCGGCACGTCAAACGCGCCCTCGCTCTCGCCCGTGCCCAGCGCCGCGCTCATGCTCAGGTTGGGGCTGGTTATATGCGCCTGCTCAAGCCCGTGCCCCAACGCGTGTCCGTGCGCCAGAAGTGGATCCTGCTCCCGTTCCTGCGTAAATCGTGAAAGCGCTATATCGTCCCGCGATGCTTTCGCGCgcacctgctgctgctgttggtgCTGCTGGCGATGCGCGTGGCTCTGTCCATGATTCGAAATGTGTGTATAACCATAACCGTAGTCATACCCATACTCATAATCATGATCGGAAATGGGGGGTAAACTCTGCAGATGCATCTGCGGCGACGCAGCAACCGACGCCGCCACCGACGCCGCTACCGACGCAGACGCCGATCTCGCGATGCTAGTACCACCACGTTCATACCCAACCCCAAACCCGTACcccgaggaagaagaagcgaCGAGCGGGCTAGACGGCATCGACATCGCCCCTGGACCGGGTGTAGGCGGTAGAGAGCGCAGCGGTCTTTGTTGTGGTAGGGGTGGGACGAGCTCCGTCTGtatttgcgtttgcgtttgtgGGTGTGTGGAGAGCTGGCTTGAACTTTGCACGCGGCGCGCTTGGCGgggcgcctgcgcctgcgccgCGGTGgtagaagacgaagacgccCCAGCGCCAGCCCCAGAACCACCCGccccagaaccagaacccGCCCCACCAGTAACATCAGCCAACAAAGGCACAGGCGGCGGCCGCGGCAACGGCCTCCTCACCctcccacccccaccccctccagctccagctccgGTGCGGGATGTGGTGGACGTAACAGACCGCACACTCTCCGCGCGCCCGAAGGGCAGTGCGCGCGGGCGCTCGAGTTCGCgttcgaggtcgaggttgaggttgaggtcgAGTGCTTCGGGGTatgtgtgggtgtgggtgtgggcgTTTTCTTGTCTTGCGTCTTGTTGCGcgtgcgagtgcgagtgcgagtgcgaatgGGAATaagaatgcgaatgcgagtaCACACTcgccccgccgccgccgccaccaccaccaccaccaccgccgccgtGTAGAATACTACTACTCCGATCCCTCGTACTCCCACTCGCGCTCCTACTCCCTCTTATACTACTCCCGCTCCCATCTGTCGTCATCGACGGCGccgtcatcgtcgttgtcatcgtcatcgcaTCATCTATACCAATTCACAAAAAAGCGGAGAAGAGCGCGGGGGCGCGGTTAGATTCAGATCTTTGATACACAACACAGGACGGGCAGGGGATAAGACTTACATGAAGGCGGGACGAATGTGCTCGACACGGGCGTTGGGGGCTGGTCCCTATCGCGTTCGCGGTCGCGGTCCTGGTCGCGCTCAGAGTCCCGCTCGCGCGCAACGAGCGACTTGGCGTATTGAACCGGGAGCGGGGGGACAGGCGGGTGCTCCGCGGAGAACTGGAACGACTCGGCGAGCGCGCTCGCGCGGTGCGGGTCCGGGAGGGAGAACGTGTCGAattcgtcctcgtcgtcctcgtcgtcggagttggagttgttgGAGTCGGAatcggagtcggagtcggTCATGGGTGGAAGCATCGTCGTTGTACGTGATGGCCCCGGGGAGGACGCTTCGGATTCGGGGTAGGGTGTGAATGTGGGCATGCCTGATTCAGGCGAGGCGGGTGTGCGCggtctctccctctccctctccctcgtGCGCGCAcgcgacgaggacgacggcACAGGCGACGCGGCCCTCCCCGTCTTATTAAAAATCGGCTCTCCATACAAAATCTTACGAAACTTGGGATCCGAGCGAAACGGTACATCCGGCGCAAAACTCGGCGCGTGGCCCTGCTCGTGTCTCTCAAGCGACGATAGCGATAACGAACCGTCGTCGGGTTTGCGGACGAGCATCCATTCCTGGAGGTCGGTGACGAGGAGGGTGGcggtgaggaggaggtagtcgaggaggaggatggagacgCCTTTGATGGTGGAGAGCAGGTCGGGGTCGTATTTGTCGTGCAGGGTTTCGTAGATTGTTAAAGTGAGCGGGCCGGGGCCTTTTGGGGTGGTTAGGGTGGCGACGGGGCCTTTGACTGAGGCTGTTGTGCACTGTTTTTGGATcggaggggaggggagggggggaggATTTGGGTGAGTGATGTGCGGATGGGGAGATAAGGGGGATGGATGGAAGTGATTAGCTTACCCAGTATGTATGGCCGTATCGCTTCCACTTCATCGGCTGCGAGTAATTGGGTATGCTGAATCTGCGCGAGGCGCTAAGTGGAAATGAAAAGGTTCGTTAAGTACGTGCAGATCGCAGCTAGCATAATGCAAAAAGAAGGGCACAGACGTACTTGGGATGCGCACCGAGCTTGAGCAGCGTCTCGCCGCCGTACCAACGTGCATTTTTCATCTGGATAAGCACACCGTCCGTATAATCCTTGCCCGTCTTCGTCGGGAGGGCGCGGGGCCACTTGATCGAGATGGTCTTATGGAACGCCTTCTTCGCGTCCGCGCGCAGGACAGTCGTAGCCGTGCCGACGGTGTTGAATTTGTAGAACACCTCGTGGGTGCTAGCGTCCTGCACGAGCGAGTCGAGGAAGGAGCGCGAGGTCAGGGTGAGTGTGAGCAGAGGCTGTTTGGTGTGTACAGGCGGCTCGTGCTCGTGCGGGTCTTGTTTCCGCAGAGAGAATTTGACTTTGACGGAGGGCAGGATGGACATGCGCAGCGTTTTGGATTTGACTGAGCGGAGGGAGGGCGCGGGACCTGAGCCTGAGTTTGAGCGGGCACGGCTCTTCAGGTTCATGATAGTGGGAGAGCGGAAGAGGCCTCAAATTGTACTTTGCACTAGTAGCACCAGCCAGGCTGGAGGATAGCGAACGCCGACAACATAGAAATGAAGGGATCTGCTGAGGTAAGAAGTATCAAAACACGGGATGGCATGTGGGCGTTTTGCCAATGCTGGTAACCGGTTATAGTCTGCCTTCGCACACCAACCTGATAcacttcctcctccgcctaTTTTTATCTCAACAGATATGAATGTCACGCTTTGCTGTCACACTGTTACACAAACAAACCACAGCTTTTTGATCTCCCTTTCAACCCAAACACTCAACTCACGTCGCGTCCCAGCCATGTCCTCCAATATCACCAGCCCCTCTAACAAATCGTATGTCATACTCTAAAATACCTCCCACTCCCTTTTTTTAACGCGTCTcacccccctccccccctaGAAACAGCGCTGTTGCTGGTGAAAACACCACCGCGTCGCCCtcgggcaagggcaagggcaaagcTGTAGACGTCTCCAacgaagaggaggacgaggaagaggaagaggaggaggaggacgaggagatgCAATCtggtgaagaagaggaggaggaggaagaagaggttcGTGCTCTCTCTACGCGTCTTGCTTGCATTCATGCAtgccacacacacacacgacGCGTTGCATGCATGCTCGCTCTCAACCCCAACTACCctgcgctgacgctgacgctTGACACACAGGAAGAAGACTTCGAAGAGATCGATCCAAGCGCCATTCTCCCGACCGGGCGCCGCACCCGCGGCGTCAAAGTCGACTACACCTCCCAAGAAGCACTCGCCAAAGCCGGTCTGCAGgccaacgacgacggcgacgaTAGCGatgaggatgttgagatgaAGTAGATCGTCTTTCCACTGttatcgtcgtcatcatcatacCTGCCGCCTGTCgcctttgtttctttttcttttttctccatGCTCTCTTTTGCTGTGAGGAGAAGAGATCGAGATGTATCAGTATCAATATCAGTATCAGTATCCACCCACCAAACATCGTTGTAAACTGTGAAAGAAAAATGCTTCGTTTATCATATAATCTGCGTATCTGCATGCGCGCTTTCTCGCTGCTTGGATTTTCATTGCACAAGCTTTTCATGgttatgtttatgtttatgttATCCGTCAACAAAGACTCGCAAAAATCGCGAAACGCTAAATACTAAGCGCTAAACACTAAACGTACGCGTACGCGTAAACtagtactactactactagtatAGTCGAGGAGCCTCGCATAATTTTTTTCGCGCTAAATTAGTCTAACACTTTCAAACACGGCTTGTCAACCTAATACTACTAACTAGTATTGTAACGGCCATTCGGAATTTCGAACCGAGGTGAGATCTCATatacttacttacttactcGACATACCTTTACTTATAACTTATAACTTGTAACGTGGTATCCCAGGCCAGACCCCGGGCatgacatcgacatcgacatctaCATCGGAATCGAGTCAACACTTTGCCACTGACAGGACGGGACAGGCTCTAGAATTTCATTACTATTAGTATTTTTTGAGTATTTTTATTTATATTTTTATtagtaagtaagtaagtaagtaagtaaggaaggaaggaaggaagtaagtaagtaagtaagtaagtaaatAAATAAGGAAGTAGGTTATATTCTATTTCCCTCCAATTCTCGTCGACGGTCGGAACGACTTCGTACTTCCGTACTTGCTTCACGTCTAAGTTCGGAGGACGTCAGAGGACTTCAGACTTCAGATTTCAGTAAAAACACAACCCATATGCATCAACGATCAATATTCAATGATCAATGATCAGAGCAATCGGATCCCATCCTACTTCATCTCGTTCCAGTATCCCATCCCGTCCCATCGCATCCCGTTCCAGCTGCCACTGACAGCATCCCACCCGTCCCGTTCCACCATCCCATCCATCCCAGTCCATCGTCCCGTCCCGTCATGTCCCTCCCCGCCCCGTGCTGTCCCACTCTCCCCGCCCCGCCCCgcctccacttccacttccatcTCACAATTCCGAGTCCAATCATAATTCTAATGCTAACTAAGTAATACTACAACTTACAATCACGTAGCCCTACGTAGCGTCGTAGACTCGTAGTccgtccatccatccatccaccttACCTACTTCCTCCATCCACCCTACTTACTTCCATCCAACTTGCAGCCTCCAAGACGTCCGAGCTCAGCCTCAGGATCAGCCTCAGCCCATAAAACTCGAAACTCGAATATTAATATATGTACATGCATATATCGAATATCGATATCATCGACCCGCGAAAGTTCCGAAGCCAAAGCCGAAGCGGTACAGGACTCATGAGGGTACAGCACAGCACAGGACAAGGACGAGGACATGGACGAGGACAAGCCGTTTCATGTACACGCCTACCGCGTGGATTCACATTCACGTTTACGTTCACCCGCGCTATGGGCCGTGGGCGTGGCGTGGAGTGGGAGTGGCTGGCGGTGACTCGGTATTCAGCGCTCAGCGTCAGTATTCAGTATTCAGTATTCAGTATTCAGTATTCAGTATTCAGTATTCACAATTATATTCCGCAATAGCACTGGGTCTCGCCGCGCAACTCGTCCATTTGTATCTGTAAACTGCACTTGTATTATTATTAATATAtacttgatcatcatagCCACAGCTCTGCTAAACTTATCTACTTATAATATCACTTCATCGCCATGCATTTGCATAACCCCTTAATACCCCTTATTACCCCTAATTCTCATTCTACTCTAATTCTAATTCTAATTCTAATTCTAATTCTAACGCGAACTCTAACTCAACCGTAGAGTTTCTAAATACGTCCTGGATGTATTAGTAGATTAGCAGAATGCCAGTGCCTTCAAGTTTACTCACCCCTCACCGGCACCCCTCACCCCTCGTCATCGCTCGCTCCGATGACGACGCGTGGTCCTCGCGTGGCCGCCATCCGTCGTCCGTCGTCCATCATCCGTCGTCCGTGGTCCTCGCGTGGGCTGATACCCCGACATTCCCAAATACAAGCACCAAatacaagcacaagcacaagcacaaggcTAGCGCTAAGCGCTTAAGCCCCAAATGCAAACGCGCAACTCAAACTCACCATCTCAAACTGGCATCGTGGTATTGCGGCATTGTGGTATTGTGGTATTGGCATTGCAGCGGCAGTGAACCGTGGTCAGTGGCAAGCGCTCTTCCGCACACACCACTGGCAAATGCAAGCTCTAAGGAATAAATTTAAATCGCACTGTAATAATATTAATAGTATACTACTCTGAGTCTTAGCCAACGATTCCGCCAGACATCTTTTCGACAGTCCGACTGACTTGTATTGGAGTGGAGTGGAGTGAAGTGGAGTGAATCTGTAAGTCTGCGAGTCTGCGAGTCTATTAGTATAAGTTTGATCTATAAGTCTCGGGAGACACGACACGGGGACTCGACACGGGGactcgacgcgacgcgacgcgaacAATCAAACAAACTTGAATCAATCAATTCAAAATTGAAAGTATACCAATCCACCGGCAAAAATTCAGAATCCACAATCGAGAATCGAGAATTCAGGATGATCACAGGTCCTCCAGAATTTCCAGGATTAGGAGGACTCAGTAATTATAAGCGGCGACGCGTTCAAacttcaatgtcaatctaTATATATCAACATCGATCATCAATCATCCCCGTTCCGacaagtcaagtcaagttACTGTCAATATTAAAACATCAGACTCGTCTCGTCTTCTCCCGAATCAaatcctcctccttctccttcaagTTCCTCTCAGGAGTTTTTCATAAGCCAGCTCTCCTTTCCTTCGACTCCGAGTCCGAAATATCATAACTTTGAAACTTTGAAACTTTGAAACTTTCAAGTCGATATGATCAGAAATCAGAAATCAGAAAATCGTTATTGAGGACAGCTATAAATGCAATGTTGTCATGCAAAGTAGGCGTGTCATGGTCATGTCATTTCAAAGGCCCATAAAGACAGACAAATCGCGTGCGGGTGCGCCGTGCGGGGCGCACATCCGCCCGGGTACGCTTGAATAGTTGCCTAAATTCAAACCATGTACGGTACCTAGAACCGCTGAAGCCTGAAGCTCACGCAGGCTTGCGGACTTGCATACAAATGCCAAAAGTACTGGTAAACTGTAAAGTGTAAAGCGGAGTGTTGACTGTCAAGGTCAAGTTATTGATGAGTGGATGAGACGGAGGCTCGGGAGTCGGATCAGGGTTCCCATTAGGATAACAGAAATATTATATAGACAGCGGAGTCGGAGTTGGACTCGGAGTTGGACGTTGGACGATGGACGTTGGACGTTGGAGTTTAACGTTTCTCAGACTCGGACGCGGTATACCAGCAATGAGAATGGGTTGGGCGGGCACTGTCAAACACTAAAAAGTAAACAAAAGTAAGTGCCTTTGTTCAATGTTGTCTTTTGTGTGGGGTTTTATAATCAATGTATACATAACCCCTTAATGTTTAACGTTTTCCGAGTGACTTTCATACTTGACTTGACCTTGACGCGACTTGACGCGACTTGACGCGACACAAGCAGCGTTGGTGTGGAAATCTGATTCTGACCCTGGGCCTGATCGAATCCCTGATCCGCGCTTTGGAAAGGTTAAAATTAAATAAATTATAATACCAAGGTCCCCCATCTCCGTCTCCGTTTCCGTTTCCGCCTCCGTCTGTCCCTGTCAACGACTCCGAGTCTACGGTAGAAGTAGAAGTAGAGGTGAAGTGAGCTGAGCTGGGGTCTCTCCAAAGTTCATCACTCCTTCCAACTTGAagcctgaagcttgaaggatCATAAAATCATAACATCAACATAGAAAAACTTCACCTTGTCAATCTACTTTTATTTCACTATATTCATATTCTCAAGCTTGAACCATGGAGCATGGTCTATACAACTAGTCAAAGTACATATGTATTGAGAGGTCCTCTGCGGAATCAGTCCCCTGCGATTGTATTCCCCCGTCAACTTGAATGACGACACGACATGTTCAGGAACTCCCGAGTGAGTCCCGAGACTCGAGCCTGAGCTCGAGTCTCTTGCGGGGATGAATGTTTGCCAGCACAGAGACATGACATGGGGTATATAGCTTGTCACTGTCAGTTTATAATGACAGGATGATAACAATTTCTGCCTAGCCTAGACTACAGCTAATGCGTAGTCGCACTGGCAGTGCATTGCATTGCACTGCCGTGGGCGTGCCAGACAATTCCACACCGTTCCTCCTCTCATTGTCCAAGTTCAACACCAAATCGGAGTCAAATCGCCTTGTCAAATAAATGACActtcaaaaataaataatATAATCAAATCTCGTCTTGTCTCAAGCTCACAGACACTACAAACTACTCGCCATGCACACTCTAAGCAGAGCAACTAACCGACTGCTCCTTCGTAGTAAGACATAATTTCACAGTCCGGCACAACTAGAAAAACACATGCAACCCAAAAATAAACCACCgttctataaatagattacCTCCGGGCCATGAATTCGACGTACGTCCCCCAGGCTTCTTCTCCGTATCAGCTTGTGGAGCCATAGGCTATACTTACAAACTACAAAATCAGTCACGGTTAAATCCTAATTCAATCAGAGGCTAAAGCAGAAAGTCAGTTATTCTTGCATCTTGATCCATAGATCATGTCAACTATCCAAGGACTTTTGTTCTGTAGTGGTACTGTGGTAGGTATCAAGAATAACCACCAATGACACTTCGTTtgagttttcttttcttggaTATGTGAGGGGAGGGTCAAACTCGACGCCGGTTGTAAACCTTGGAAAATAATGCAAGTCATGTACAGAAGAGCGCCGGTGTCATTGTGGATGTTGAATAAACCACCTCGAAAGATCTAACCTTTTACAGGTACATAAACACACGACCACCGCAAGGTCCTCATTGCAGGGTTACTC from Psilocybe cubensis strain MGC-MH-2018 chromosome 2, whole genome shotgun sequence encodes the following:
- a CDS encoding Histone H2A.Z-specific chaperone CHZ1, with product MSSNITSPSNKSNSAVAGENTTASPSGKGKGKAVDVSNEEEDEEEEEEEEDEEMQSGEEEEEEEEEEEDFEEIDPSAILPTGRRTRGVKVDYTSQEALAKAGLQANDDGDDSDEDVEMK